The genomic region CAGTTCTTCGCCCATTCTTCTCAACTCACCGCCGCGGGCGTCGAAGAATTGCCTGGCCTTTGCGAAATGGCAGAGTGCCAGTGAGATCAAGAGGCCGCACTCGGCCTCATCCCGGCATTCGGCGTAACCCGGCTCGGTGAAGAAGAACTGCAGGTCGGGGGCTTTGCGAAGCATGTCCACGCGGCCGGTGCGGTCCGGACCTCCGCCATATTTGACTGCCACGAGATTGGGGTGATCCGCCGACAGCCTGGCGTAGTCACCACCGGTTAAGACTCGTCCGCTTCTCGACAGGTTGTAGTGCATAAAACGGCAGGTGGGAAAACGGTCACAGACCTCGTGGAATGAAACAGCGACCTCGCGGTCGGTCAGTCGCCCCCAACTCGGCAGGGAGATCTGAAACGTTGCGATGCCCAGGTCGCGGCATCGCTCGATGCGCTCGATCACGGTGGACAGCGAGAGGCTGATGATTCCGACCATGGGGTGGTTTTCGGGCTTGGGCATCTCCTGCCGGAACAACTCCACGATCGCGTCGAATTGCCGGTCGCTGACCGCGTACCCTTCGCCGGCGGTGCCGAACACGTACAGGTGGCGGGTCAGATTGTCGCGCAGGAGCCTGATTTCCTGGCGGAAAAGCACTTCGTCCGGTGTCCAGTCCGGTTTCCAGGGCACCACGCAGGTGGCGAGGATGGCGGGCGGATAGCGCTTGGCCACAGAATCAGCCTTTCTCTCTCCCGGGCGGGTTGGGGGAAGCACGCTTGCGGGTCAAATGCGTGGGAACCTCGTCATTTCCGAAGGAAAACTCCTCCTCGCTCAATTTGCGAATGCTCAGCGGCGGATTCTTACCGAGGATGATCTTTCCCCCTTCAATACGCCACTTGCCTGTCTGGGTTTTGTCGCCCACTCGGGAGGCACACGTTCCGTTGGCTTTGAACTCGATCACTTCCTCGCGGCCCTCGCCGGCACCCAGAGGCAGCGGTCTTGACCATGTTCCGACGACTTGGGCAGTGATCTTGCGGTCATTCGGGTCTGTCTTCCTGCAGCCCGCGAGGGGCGCGAGCCATGAGAGGCACAGCAGCCAGACGAGACAGGACATCGCTGTTGGGAATGACCTCATGCTCGATCTCTAGTAACTGTAAGCTCCGGTGGCTTGACTACCGTATCCGCCGCGGCCCACGTAGTTCTTGATCTTCCGGCGCGTTTCGACATGGCCGTCACCGAAGCCTGCATTGCTATCCATGAATCGGGTTGCGGGGACGTCGAGCAACTGGTAAGGGGTCGGTTCGGGGTTCTCGGAATGGAAGCTGCGGTAGGGCTTCAGCGGTGTGGACCAACCCTCCGCGGGCCAGGACTCGTTGACGTCGGCCACAATGACGTCCTGGGAATAACCAGCGTCCTGGGGTTCGTGATCCCTGCTGCGATTGCCCGACTCGGCCCAGAAGTAGGGGCCGGAGTAATCGCCCGCCCGCATCCCTGCGAAGAGGTTGTAGCCCATCATGTAGCTGGGGTTGCCGCCGTAGCCTCGGGACACATCCGCGACGAAGAAGACCCTGGACCACAGGCTGCGATCCTCCTCATCCGGGAGATTTTCCGTGCTATTAGCCGGCTGGAAGTAGTATGTTGACTTGATGAGCGGACACCAGAGGATCGCTGCGTGCTTGTTGGCGGCCTTGACGTACAGGAACCTGCGTATGTCCGGTTGAGCGGTGCGGTTGTACTGGACCTGGTTGGGGTAGTTCGCGCCGCGCGTAGGGTACTTGCCTTTGCTCTCTGCAGCGTAGACCATCAGGCCCTTGACGATCTGAGAGATGCCGCTGCTGCAGGTGACCACCCGTGCCTGGCGGCGCGCCCGGCTGAGAGAGGGGAGCAGGACGGTGATCAGGAGGGCGATAATGGCGACCACCACCAAGACCTCAATCAGCGTGAAGCCCGTCCGGGCAGTGAAGCCGAAGTGCCGGGCAGCATAGCTCACGGTTGTTCTAGGGATGGATGGGTTCATCGCAAGACCTCCCGCGGAAGCCCTCATTTGTCGACTGACGACATGTGCATGCCCGATCCCGCCTCGGTCGGAGACACCGGCCTGAGTGCGGGGGGGCACGTTGCTCCCACAAGCCTAGGCTCGTGTAGGCAACTACGCAAACAATGGTAATAGGACCTAGTTTCCGTGTCAATGGCCTTGGCCACTGGTCCGGATCGGGAAGTGTGCGCAGATCCATACATGCCTCTATAATAATCATAACCATTTTTTAAATAAATACTAACATCTAACGGAGTCTGCCTAGTAAGCCGGTGGGGAATCCGACGGTCGGGGCATTGACAAGCATCTCGACTTTTGTTTAACTGAATACATGAAAAGCCAACGACTCGCTCACCCATGGAGATCGGGTGGCACATACAGGCTGGGTCGGTTGGCGGTTGCTCTGGGTTGAAGCATGATCGACATTCCCAGACGAGAAGGTGCTGCGGCCTCGATGCGGCTGGTTCGGGAGCTTCGCCGACTGGTGGTTGTTGGCCATCTTGGGGTGGGTGATCCGCTTCCGTCGATTCGCGAGCTGATTGAAGAGAAAGGTGTTGGCCAGTTCGCCGTTCGCCAGGCTCTGAAGCAGATTGAGCGTGAGGGCTGGGCCGCTCGTCGGGCCAATGGAGGCAAGCTATGGATTGCCTCGGGTGCGGCCGAGTGTGCCCGGGCGCGGATGGCCGTCGAACCTCCGCCGATCATCTTCATGCTCACCTCGCTGGACCGCCGGTTTGGTGGCGAGGACCAAGTCCGCGAGTTGGAGCGAGGTTTCGCGGGTGCGTTCGGCGCGTGCGAGGTTCGGCAGGTGGCCATTGACGTGGATGCTGGCGTGCAGCGGGTGGAGCGTCTGCTTGAGGAACACGAGCAGTTGTCGTGCGAAACGGGCTATCTGTTAGCCGGCCTGCCTTCGCAATCCAAGCTTGTCTTTTACCAGAGACAAGTGGCGAGCGTGGTGCTTGGTCACGTCGACCCGGAGCTGAATCTGCCATCTGTCGACGAGGACATCAGGCATGTTGGCTACACGGCGGGTCGGCTGCTGTGTCACCGGAAGCGGGCCGTAGTGCTCTTTTCGCGCGGGCTGGTGGGCGGCGAAGCGGAGCTGATCAACGGTGTGCGCCAGGCAGCTCGCGAGCTCTGCGGGCGCTATCCTTCCTGGGACGAATGCACCTGCTCGGTCCCCAATGATCCGCGGGCCTACGAGACGGCGATCGACCAGCTGCTGCAGAACGCTTCTGGGCCAATCGGTATTCTGGCAGTGCGTCCGCCGCTGGCGATGGCGGTAGTCAAGGTTGCTGCCCGACGTGAGATTCCCATTCCGGAGCAGGTCGAACTCATCGGGTACCACCATTCCTCAGCGTACACCCATGTTCACCCGGAGATCACCTCGGTTGGCGTGAAGTCCATCGAGGAGCTGGGTCGTCAGGCGGCCCAGTTGCTGGCCGAATCGATGATTCGGCCCAGGGTGGTCGCTCGCAGGGAGTTAGTCGAATCCAATCTGATCGAGAGAGAATCAACTCTGCCCTCCGATGAGGGTAGGGTCCGCGGCGGTTCATGAGCCGCTGATCGACCATCGAAACGAAGGAGGCCAAGGAAGATGAATCCGCACCTGTTCTCGTGGAGGCGCGTCGTGCTGTGGGCCTGCCTGGGGGCCAGCACGATTTGCCCTGCGGCCGTCGTGATGTCACACGTGGGCTCGAGTGATCCGGCCGCCGAGGGCTGGACGTTCAACGATTACACTTTCATCGGTGGCACCGTCTCTCCTGGAAACGACTCCGAGCCTTTCTGGCATATCCAGGCCAACGCCGGGGCGGCGCAGCGCTATCTCTACGACCTTGCCTCGGCGGACGTCGCCGACCCGGACGGCTGGACTTACACTGTGCGGGTGAAGGTCAACGCCGCCAACATGGTGTTTGAAGCGTCGTTTGGGGTCATTGAAGGTGGCGACTGGTGGAACCTGCATCTGGTAGTTGGCGCGCCCGAGCAGACCGGCGTTTGGGTGGTCGACACCAACGCCAACCCGGTCGAGCGGCTCAGCTCCGTTGATCCCAGTGCAGCCTACCACACCTACCAGACCGTCTATGATCCCTCTGCCAATGGTGGGCTGGGTGGGGTCACCTTCTATCTGAATGGCATCCCCATCGGGGCGCGGTCCCGCGGGCAGGGGTACCCGGTGCCCGGCATGCTGAGGTTGGACTTCGGCGACAACGACCGGGGCAACGCCCCATCCGATTCCCAATGGTCGCTGGTTCGTTTTGAAACCGGCCAGCACCCGTTGACGAACGACGCGTGCAGCGGTGCAGACATGATCACGGACGGCCTTATGGCTTCCTCGACGTTGGGCGCCTCGCCCGACGGCAGTGCTTCCTGTGGCAACTCTGACGGTTCACCTGATTTATGGTACAGCTACGCGGCCACATGTACCGGGATTGCGACGATCAGCACATGCGGTTCTGGCTTTGACACAGTGCTGGCCGTCTATTCGGGAACCTGTGAAGGGCTTACTGAAGTGGCCTGCAACAACGACTGCGATGGTGTTCCGTGTGGCGGTTGGTCTTCATGCGTCAGCTTCGCCGCTACAGAGGGGCAGACCTACCTGGTTCGCGTGGCGGGGGCCGATGGTCAGGGTGGCGACTTCAACCTGAAGGTGCAATGCGGCGTGCCGGACAACGACACGTGTGCCCTAGCCACGGCCGTCGGACTTGGCAGCGTCGTCGGGACCACTTTGGGGGCCTCTGCTGACGGCTCGGGCAGCTGTGGCGGCTCGAACGGAAGCCCTGATGTCTGGTACGCATACACCTCGCCGGTGAACGGCACGCTCAAGATCGACACCTGCGGTGCGACATTCGATACGGTGGTATCAGTGCTCGACGGGTGCGGCGGGGCCGAACTGGCCTGCAACAATGACTGCGAGGGGGCCCCGTGCTCCGGTCCTGGTTCCTGTCTGAGCGTGGCCGTCGCGAAGGACCGCACCTATCTGATTCGTGTTGCCGGCGCCGCGGGGGCGAAGGGGGACTTCACCCTTTCGCTCGAGGACGACTCCGCCCAACAGTGGGCAGTACTCTATCAGGAGGTTTTTGCCACTGCCGGCATCAAGCGCCCCCTGGACTTCGCGGGTTGGAGTTGGATCAATGAGTCCGGCGTCGAGTACATTCCGACACTCGACAGCAATCCTGGCATATCGTACGTTGGCGGTGCCGCCTTGCCTCCGGAGGGCTCAGTGAACTCCGATCCCGCCCTGCCCGACGGGTTGAGCGGTTACATCTATGTCGGTGATCCGTATCCGGACACCTATGGCTTGCTGTATACCCAGGAGTATCTGGTTCGTCGTGGAGGCGAGGCCAGACTGCGGTTCAGCTGGGCCGGATTGTCGAGCCCGATCACCTCAGCCCGTCTTGCCCTGCGCGTCGGTTCCACATGGCACGCGTCCGATCCGGCCATTCCCGGCGAACTCGGCAACTGGTCGAAGATCGGGCCGCTGGACCCCGATGCTCTCCAGTGGCGCGCCCTGGACTACACGCCGGGTACCCGCATGGCGCTTGGGGCGGCAGTCATGCT from Phycisphaerae bacterium harbors:
- a CDS encoding dihydrodipicolinate synthase family protein encodes the protein MAKRYPPAILATCVVPWKPDWTPDEVLFRQEIRLLRDNLTRHLYVFGTAGEGYAVSDRQFDAIVELFRQEMPKPENHPMVGIISLSLSTVIERIERCRDLGIATFQISLPSWGRLTDREVAVSFHEVCDRFPTCRFMHYNLSRSGRVLTGGDYARLSADHPNLVAVKYGGGPDRTGRVDMLRKAPDLQFFFTEPGYAECRDEAECGLLISLALCHFAKARQFFDARGGELRRMGEELAILGKALEQAVGGAGHIDGAFDKVLIKLQLPRFPLRLLPPYTFAGDTCMETFRRRIPANWRTSTDEGG
- a CDS encoding type II secretion system protein; the encoded protein is MNPSIPRTTVSYAARHFGFTARTGFTLIEVLVVVAIIALLITVLLPSLSRARRQARVVTCSSGISQIVKGLMVYAAESKGKYPTRGANYPNQVQYNRTAQPDIRRFLYVKAANKHAAILWCPLIKSTYYFQPANSTENLPDEEDRSLWSRVFFVADVSRGYGGNPSYMMGYNLFAGMRAGDYSGPYFWAESGNRSRDHEPQDAGYSQDVIVADVNESWPAEGWSTPLKPYRSFHSENPEPTPYQLLDVPATRFMDSNAGFGDGHVETRRKIKNYVGRGGYGSQATGAYSY
- a CDS encoding substrate-binding domain-containing protein, whose protein sequence is MIDIPRREGAAASMRLVRELRRLVVVGHLGVGDPLPSIRELIEEKGVGQFAVRQALKQIEREGWAARRANGGKLWIASGAAECARARMAVEPPPIIFMLTSLDRRFGGEDQVRELERGFAGAFGACEVRQVAIDVDAGVQRVERLLEEHEQLSCETGYLLAGLPSQSKLVFYQRQVASVVLGHVDPELNLPSVDEDIRHVGYTAGRLLCHRKRAVVLFSRGLVGGEAELINGVRQAARELCGRYPSWDECTCSVPNDPRAYETAIDQLLQNASGPIGILAVRPPLAMAVVKVAARREIPIPEQVELIGYHHSSAYTHVHPEITSVGVKSIEELGRQAAQLLAESMIRPRVVARRELVESNLIERESTLPSDEGRVRGGS